Proteins from one Archocentrus centrarchus isolate MPI-CPG fArcCen1 chromosome 8, fArcCen1, whole genome shotgun sequence genomic window:
- the LOC115785090 gene encoding prostasin-like, with the protein MELFPCGVLLLALALTGSEAQLDVCGVAPLNNRIVGGQTAPVGAWPWQASLHLLSLQFCGGSLINNQWVLTAAQCFSSTSTLGLTVYLGRHSQQDFNINEVSRPVSKIIIHPNYNSKTFDNDIALLQLSSTVQFNNYIRPVCLAAQGSNFPAGTTAWLTGWGNIQFGVTLPSPKNLQEVSLPIVSDSDCSKSYKGVTTITKNMICAGQTEGGKGFCQGDGGGPMVSKNSSIWVQAGISIFGVRCAEPKFPGVSTRVSQYQSWINSKISTNQPGFVTFGSSSDTRASLFISLSVPLLLSILPVLS; encoded by the exons TTTGTGGCGTTGCTCCGCTCAACAACAGGATCGTAGGAGGTCAGACGGCTCCTGTAGGGGCGTGGCCCTGGCAGGCCAGTCTGCACTTGCTTAGCTTGCAGTTCTGTGGAGGCTCCCTGATCAACAACCAGTGGGTCCTGACTGCTGCCCAATGTTTCTCCAG CACCAGCACATTAGGATTGACTGTTTACCTCGGACGCCACTCACAGCAAGACTTCAATATTAATGAGGTTTCCAGACCAGTGTCCAAAATAATCATACATCCAAACTATAACTCCAAAACTTTTGACAACGACATAGCACTGCTGCAGCTGTCCTCGACTGTTCAGTTCAACAACTACATCAGACCCGTGTGCCTGGCAGCTCAGGGCAGCAACTTCCCTGCTGGGACGACTGCCTGGCTCACCGGCTGGGGAAATATCCAGTTTGGCG TTACACTTCCATCCCCTAAGAATCTGCAGGAGGTGAGCCTTCCCATCGTGTCCGACAGTGACTGTAGTAAGTCCTACAAGGGCGTCACCACCATCACAAAAAACATGATCTGTGCCGGCCAGACTGAGGGAGGAAAGGGCTTCTGCCAG GGTGATGGTGGAGGCCCGATGGTGAGTAAAAACAGCTCTATTTGGGTCCAGGCTGGAATATCGATCTTCGGGGTACGCTGCGCTGAGCCCAAATTCCCAGGAGTCAGTACCCGAGTATCTCAGTATCAGTCCTGGATCAACAGCAAAATCAGCACCAACCAGCCGGGCTTCGTCACCTTTGGATCCTCCTCAGACACAAGAGCATCTCTCTTCATCTCCCTCtcagttcctctgctgctctccaTCCTGCCCGTCCTCTCTTAG